One window of the Rosa rugosa chromosome 3, drRosRugo1.1, whole genome shotgun sequence genome contains the following:
- the LOC133737575 gene encoding uncharacterized protein LOC133737575, whose amino-acid sequence MDREQDELQFLGLFGIYKESYKIVYKWRKIFSQISLTLILPLSFIFLAHIEVSDILFFRIIHNENALDETRPDTASYKKIDDVITKEWVTFWLFKAVYFTSMLIFGLLSTSAVVYTIACVYTAREITFRKIMSVVPRVWKRVMITFLCTFLAFFLYNLVAIVVLIVWAVLFHSTRGDSPALVIIGLFLLILYAVGFVYMTIIWQLASVVSVLEETKGIKAMIKSKKLLRGNMWVASIIFLMINVSAFVIQYSFQVLVVRGWMLFGTMGRIGFGVLLLLLLLKLILFLLVIQTVLYFVCKSYHHENIDKSALSDHLEVIYLGDYVPLKSKDVQLEQV is encoded by the coding sequence ATGGATAGAGAACAAGATGAGTTGCAGTTCCTTGGTCTCTTTGGCATCTACAAAGAATCCTATAAGATTGTATACAAATGGAGAAAAATCTTCAGCCAAATCAGCTTGACCTTGATCCTCCCTTTGAGCTTCATCTTCCTGGCTCACATAGAAGTCTCCGACATCCTCTTCTTCAGGATCATCCACAACGAAAACGCCTTGGACGAAACGAGACCGGACACCGCTAGCTACAAGAAAATAGATGACGTCATCACCAAAGAATGGGTAACCTTCTGGCTCTTCAAGGCTGTTTACTTCACTTCCATGCTCATCTTCGGCCTCCTCTCCACCTCCGCCGTGGTATACACCATCGCATGCGTATACACCGCCAGGGAAATCACCTTCCGAAAGATCATGAGCGTCGTCCCAAGGGTCTGGAAGCGCGTGATGATCACCTTCTTGTGCACCTTCCTGGCTTTCTTCCTCTACAACTTAGTGGCAATAGTAGTCCTAATTGTTTGGGCAGTTCTCTTCCACAGCACACGCGGAGACAGCCCCGCCTTAGTCATAATTGGTTTGTTTTTATTGATCTTGTACGCTGTTGGGTTCGTGTACATGACCATAATCTGGCAACTGGCTAGCGTCGTCTCGGTGTTGGAAGAAACGAAAGGGATCAAAGCCATGATCAAGAGCAAGAAGCTACTCAGAGGGAACATGTGGGTGGCCTCAATCATCTTCTTGATGATCAATGTTTCAGCCTTCGTTATTCAGTATTCATTTCAAGTATTGGTTGTACGTGGATGGATGTTATTTGGGACGATGGGCAGGATAGGCTTCGGTGTTCTCTTATTGTTGTTGCTGCTTAAGTTGATTCTGTTTCTGCTGGTCATCCAAACGGTGCTTTACTTCGTCTGCAAATCTTACCACCATGAAAACATCGACAAGTCGGCCCTGTCGGATCACCTCGAGGTTATTTATCTGGGAGACTATGTTCCTCTGAAGTCTAAGGATGTTCAGCTCGAGCAGGTTTAA